The following is a genomic window from Oncorhynchus nerka isolate Pitt River unplaced genomic scaffold, Oner_Uvic_2.0 unplaced_scaffold_6962, whole genome shotgun sequence.
gtgtgtgtgttgatgggtcgtgtgtgtgtgtgttgatgggtcgtgtgtgtgtgtgttgatgggtcgtgtgtgtgtgtgtgttgatgggtcgtgtgtgtgtgttgatgggtcgtgtgtgtgtgttgatgggtcgtgtgtgtgtgtgttgatgggtcgtgtgtgtgtgtgttgatgggtcgtgtgtgtgtgtgttgatgggtcgtgtgtgtgttgatgggtcgtgtgtgtgtgtgttgatgggttgtgtgtgtgtgtgttgatgggtgtgtgtgtgtgtgtgttgatgggttgtgtgtgtgtgtgttgatgggttgtgtgtgtgtgtgttgatgggttgtgtgtgtgtgttgatgggtcgtgtgtgttgatgggtcgtgtgtgtgtgttgatgggtcgtgtgtgttgatgggtcgtgtgtgtgtgttgatgggtcgtgtgtgtgtgtgttgatgggtcgtgtgtgtgtgttgatgggtcgtgtgtgtgtgttgatgggttgtgtgtgtgtgtcgtcaggCGCTGAAGcagttgaagacagcagagttcATGCCGTTTGTGGTGTTTGTTGCTGCTCCACAACTGGACACACTAAGAGCTATGCACAAAGCCGTGGTGGACGCTGGACTCACCACCAAACTGCTCACGGTCAGTCTCTGGATGTTGGTGGATCTGTGCACAATTCTGTGTGTTGTAGTTATTCAGAAGATAATCACTGATGGaaacctctctcactctctccccctccactcactctctccccctccactctctctctccccctccactctctctctccccctccactcactctctcctcctccactctctctctccccctccactctctctctccccctccactctctctctccccctccactctctctctcccctccactctctctctccccctccactctctctctacccctccactctctctctacccattctctccttctccctctcccgtcTCCCAGGAGACAGATCTGAAGAAGACGGTGGATGAGAGCGCCAGGATCCGCCGGGCCTACAGCCACTACTTTGACCTGACCATCGTTAACGACAACCTGGACAAGGCCTTTGAGCAGCTGCAGGTGGCCGTGGAGCAGCTGTGTTCTGAGCCCCAGTGGGTCCCTGTCAGCTGGGTGTACTGAGAGACACAGCCTGGTTAGGCTGCTCCCTACTGGGCTGGAGGACACGCCGCCCACTGCTGGGCCCAGGAGCACATGGAGACTTGGAAGAGGTTGTCCCTAACCACCACGGTCGGGGTCAATTTTAATTCTGGAATTTGAGGAAGTAGATGAACTACAATTCCACATTTTTCCCATTGAAGAAAAGTGGAATGTCAGTGAACTTCctaaattgactgaattgaaatggaattgacccataCAGG
Proteins encoded in this region:
- the LOC135566152 gene encoding protein PALS2-like, producing MPFVVFVAAPQLDTLRAMHKAVVDAGLTTKLLTETDLKKTVDESARIRRAYSHYFDLTIVNDNLDKAFEQLQVAVEQLCSEPQWVPVSWVY